Below is a genomic region from Fundulus heteroclitus isolate FHET01 chromosome 5, MU-UCD_Fhet_4.1, whole genome shotgun sequence.
TTCACACggagttttgcttttgttctgtggCTGAACAAAACCAATTTACTGAAATGTTGGAAAGTAACCTATTTGGAGCTGACAATGCCATGACATCATCTTCTGTCTTTTAATAAATTATCTAGTGTAcgtaaacttctgaatttgaagatAGTTTCTCTCTGTCAGTAAATATCGTGTTTCAGCTGTAAATAATGTATGACAGTAACttattttttcttgttcttctcgCTTTCTGTTCCATCAGCTACCTCTTCACCCTTAATCACTCCTGCTCCACCTCTTCCATCCCATATATCCCCTCCCTCAACAAACCTCCTGCCCCCAACCTCCACCGGCGGCCGTGCAGAGCTGGTAGCCACAGTGGACTGCAACCTGAAGATTTCACCTTCAGTTCTTGTGGTCAGGTACATTCTCAAGAACTGGGAGGAAAGCAGTTCTGCAGTTCTAAACCTCTGTCTCATTAGAAATAATCTGGTTAAGGAACATGCCAACAAACTCTCCTGTTTTAGGTTTGGGGATCCAGCCAAAGCTAACTGCTCAAATCCAAGCACTGGGTTTTCATTCCTTGGTTGGGAAAATATAAAGGTAagcaatatataaataaataagagagtCTTATTGTGGAGTTTTAattaaaagagaataaaagattttgaaatataaaatgatACAAGAAtacacatttgtgttttttgttaatatagaAGGCATGTTTGTATTAAGCCATTTAGGGCAAGGCTGTTTATTAATACAATCTAATGCACAGACACTTAGTGCTGTTGATGCTTAACTCTAACTTGTGGATCCCTATGACTCCAATGCTCAACATCTTTAGTCTTTGGTTCTACGTATCAGTCAAAGTAGCAGGTGTTCGGCTCAGGATTGTCCGGCCTTAGTTCACGAACAAATCAGTGATTCATTGGGTAGGTCTTGAAGAACTCGGGTCAGAATCTAAAGCATggctggcctcacttgcctcagttaagatCATGATTCTGGACAAAAATTGCATCCATTAAGATGGTTTGAAGGTATAAATCAGACCAAAACTTGATGATCCACAAAACCTCTGAGAAATATTCTGTACACCAATTAGACAAAAGTGGAACCTTCATGAAGGTGTGCGTCCTGTCTCATCTGGCATAAAATAACATCATCCCAACAttaaaacacggtggtggcgtgtgatggtctgggactGATTTGCTTCTTGAGGTCCTGCCTGACCTGCTGTGAGATTTTGGAAGCATGAGCTATTTTCTCTACCAAAAAATCTTGGCGGGAGAATGATGGGCCAGCAAATTGTGAGCTTAAGCTCTAGCAGATCTGGGTTATGTAACGTCACAATGATGCAAAGAAGTCCAGCAAGTTCCCTGGATGGCAAAAACAAGAAGGCTCTGGCGCACTTTAGTCTAAGATTCACTTTAAGTAGTTGTCACATTTTtgtaatcttaaaaaaaaaaaaagctccacatGTTTTGCATTTGTGCCTTTGTTCAAATGCAGGGAGATCCGCTTTACACAATGGAAAATTTCCTGGTGTTGAGTGTGGACAATATAACGGAATGGAGCATCAACCCTATATGCTTTGCAACCTCTGACCTGAGAGGGCCGTGCAACATTTCACTCCCTTTAATAGTCTACAGTGAGttaacaattaaaatgtttttgtttccccCAACATATCAGAACATCTAAGCGTTTTAAGGTGCAGGACCTCTCCTTGCCTCCACAGAGCCACCAGAAAGAGTCTCCATCCAGTTTTTGAATCACACCGGCCCGATGTTTGAGAACCATAACTACACTCTGCAGTGCACAGTTCAGGACGTTGCACCCGTGGGAAAACTCGTTGTGACCTTCTATAGAGGACAGACCCCACTGGGTCGGTTCCGCTCCAGCAGGATCGCAGAGAAGACGCCAGTGAACGAGACCTTCACTCGGATCGTCACTCCCCACAGAGGGGACAATGGAAGCCAGTACTGGTGTGAGGCCAAGCTGGAACTGGGACCTACAGGACCGCAGCATCCTCCGGTGGAGATGTCGCAAAACCTCCCTGTGATGGTCCTCTGTGAGTGAACCCCATCTCTTCAaactttttaactgttttaatgaTGAGATCTTCACCTTCACTTCAGAACAAGAATGTTCaccattttattgggattttatgggacaaaaacacacaaagtgaTGCAGAACAATGAATTTGAAGGAAATAGATTTAaggtttttaaaatctttcacTAATTATTTGAATCTAATTAGTAAATACAGTCTGCCcgcattttgttttatcttagcATTGATCCAGAGGTTGTGTAAACGCCTTGGTGGTTTCTTTAGAGAGCATTATTGGAAAAATgctctaaataataataataataaaaaaaaaaacctcctgctgtggagttttttttattggaaaaaaaattccacaGCAGGAGGCCGGGGAAAAAGCTTTGgacatcagaatcagctttaattgGTAAGCTTCTGCACACAGATTAAGATTTAAGATATTTAAGAATACCAGAGACATaagaagggaaataaaaaccttttggTAAATATGCAACTACACcgctaaaaaaaatagaagattTTGAAGGCACATtaaatttttattgaaaatagaGCACTGCTGGATATCCACTCTGAACAAAAGGATGCCACCTAACTTGATGAAAATCTTCAACCCACAGAGGAATTAATCCGAAGTCACGGAAAAAgtgaaactgcaaaaaaacGATGTTGCAGGCTAGTTAGTGCATTTTGCTGAGatgtcattgcagcaacttAAAATGGTCCTGAGCAACTAATATGGCCACTAAGTGCTTGGACAATGCCTGACAATGTCTGGGCACGCTCCTTATGAGGTGAAGGCTGGCATCCTGGGGTATTTCCTCCCAGATCCTGAGcagggcatcactgagctcctgggcAGTCTGAGGTGCAACCTGATGGTGTTGGATGAACCTAAACATAAtgtcccagagatgttctgttggCTTAAAATCAGAGAAGCATGGAGGCCAGGGAATGACATCAATTGGTTTGTCCTCCAGGAACTGCCTTCTTGCTCTTGCTGCCATTGTTTATCCTTGTGAGACCCACAAAGGAATTGGAACATAACTGAAAGGATCTTCCCCATCGAGAAACATGTTAGTGGCAGCAGCATGCTGAGGGatgctttccttcagcagggaGGGGACAGCTGCTTGGAGTTTATGTGATCAGGTCTACACAAAGTCATTTTCTTTCAGGATGTCTCTGTATTAAGCTCCTTTCCCATCATGTCAGAAGACACTAAAGTTTAAAACTTGACAAAAATGGGAAAGTTTAGAGATATGGATATATTTGTAACCACAATGTATATCAAAAACGTCTGccatttttcccccctttaagGGAATCCAGAAGTTCAGCCGACAAAGCTGCACATGAAAGAAGAGAAATGTTTAGAGTGTGAAGTGGAAACAACCCAGCCACTAGGAGGAAGGGGTAGGTTCCAAACAagaattttatattaaaaaaaaaattattcacctTATTTACCCCAATTagtttaatcatttttaattttcatgatGAATACTAGGTAAAAATGGAAggctttttaaaactgtttaaattttCTTATAGGATCTACCAACAGCTACAGAGGAGGCTTCATATCGATAGCGCTTCTTGCTCATTTGATTAACGGACTTTGAAACGTGAAGGAAAACAGATCGACACCCAAGTGAATTTGGTTTGGACTGGTCCTGATGGGGGAAACAACTCAGAAGATCCATTTCTTTAAatgaaagccccccccccctttttgttCCTTATAAAAGGCCACAAACAGTAGGTTCCAATAAAAGAAACGGCTCTCTTATAAAGAGCCATTGTTGAGGTACATGTTCTGACAGTATTTGACCAACTCTTGCTCAAAAAGTTCAATCCCATTTTTCTGAATGctgctttaaagaaaatattttgtgcaTTATAGCCTTTTGGATATTGTCAACTAGTGTACATACTTATGTTTCTGTCCAGATTAAATGTTGTGAAATGTGCCTTTAGGCCTAACTTTACACAGCAATTGATAAATTCAAtcattgtttaaatgtttgtagTGTCAAAATAACAGCACTTCTTAAAGTTGAAACAGGTTTGTAAAAATACAGAAGACAGGAAGTGTTTCCGTTGTCTTTATCGACCGTCTCTGGTGAATTTAAGATGTTCAGAATTTAATGCCCCAGATGCCCAACAGTGCTGTGTGCAATTTGACCCCTTAGAGATAGTTTTACAAATGTGTCCTCACTTCAAATATATATTTGACTAACCACATAAAGCAACAAGGAGAAAACCTGTGCAGTTGTGAAAAAGCAATCACCCCCTGCCTGAATCAGATTATATTTTTGATAAAGCTAAGAATGATTTCATAAGCCACACCCAAGTCTGCTAATTGGCAGATTTGTAGAATTAAGGAACCACTAGAACCTTTCAGGCCACATGAAGTAGGCAAAAAGAGACAAAACCCAAAAAGCAGCAAGTCTCAATAACAGAACACCTTTCAGTCTGGAAAGGCTCGTAAGTCAACTTCTAAAGGCTTTCAGATTCTAGTGTAGAGCCAGTATTTTTGTAGGGGTTTCTTGGctggttttcttcctttttacattGCAATATTGACCTaatctatcaaaaaaaaaaaagtttacaaatgTACCCGTTAGTTTTCCAAACTCAGGGTTTCATGGTAACAAAACCAAAGTAATATGGTTATACTTGTTGGCCCTCACCAACCCCCCATGCAACATGCTGAGGACGACCAGCAGAGCACAAAGTTCTTCATCTCTCCACTTTGCTGAAGCCTTCAAGCCTTGGATTATTTTGGCAAACTGCTCATTACAAATTTACTCATAGCAGAACATCTGTTTTTTGCACAGAAGACCAGTCAACTGTAGCTTGACGTTGCTCTGTAGTAGGTTTCAACATTCAGCCTGGGATAAAACTTCTTtgcagctttatttatttttaataaggaAAAATTAGAAACAGCGCTGGAAGATCAGGGACAAACGTGCATAATGTCCAATTTAGGACAGCAAAGCCATTTAACTGTCATCTCATCTTTAAGAGCTTTGACTGGGCTCCAATAAACCCTCAGGAATTACTATAGATTAACAGGAGGCTCAGgcattttacatttatatgaaaATTACCTCTACTGTCCGTTTTGGAGTTGGGAGGCTCCAAAAGATCTCCCGTCTCCAACCTGCAACAGCTGGGGCAAAACGACCTGACTTTCAGGGAAATTGATTGGGCTGGAGTGGGGTGGTGGAGGAGGACTTCTGTCTTCCATCCCAAAGCTCCAGGGCTTGAAAACAGCCGTCGCCAAGTAGTCCCTGGAAAGTGCATGGGGCTGCTCAAGAGCCAGCGCCTGCTCAGCAAGGATATCCAGGAGGGAACGTCCAGGAGCAGATGTGGCGATGGCTGCAGGTTTGTCTGCCTTTGAGGGCGACGAGACAGAAACACCCGACTCAAACTTCTGTTCTTCGGTTCCCTGAAGACTCCTGCACCCATCTGTAGCTTTGGAAGCCCCACCAACAGAAGACTGACGCTTTTCAGCTTGAAAGCTCTTGGCTTTGTTTACTCTGAACACATGAGAACATGCACACTGTTTGATAAAGATTTCAACTGCAATACAAGTCATATTGCTAGATTTAAAAACGTACGGCAGTGAGAAGAGACCTGACAACTTCCTGCTCTCCCTCATCAGCACTCTGAAACAATAATGACATAAAGACAGACTTGAGatgtcaatttaaaaaataaaaaaataaaaaaaaggctgcatACCTTAACGGCATCCATCCTTTAGGCCAAAGTGATTTCACTTCATTGTCAAGCACAGTTTTCAGGTACTCCTCAAGTTCCTGCCCTTCTTTCCCCTCATTTTGACATTTCTCCAATTGCCCTTTCAAAAAGAGATCCAAGCAATCCCTGCATGTTACAATAACAAAAAGGATCACAATAAGAAGCCAATAATCCACATTTCCCTTTAGTCCATATTGAACAATTGAATAAGGAACATTTTTGCACCAACCCACCTGATCTCCTGATTCCACTGGAACAACTTCTTTGGAACACCTTTTCTGCTACTTTtctcctccatgttttcctcCTCCGTTACCCTGAGGTGGAGTTGGAAATACAAAGTACTAAGGGCAATGTGCGCTGCTTCCAGTTATACAGACAGATTTATATACATCATTTTAAGAGTCATTTAAAATGTGGGGTCAGTCttctgatttagttttcttaGATTTAGATGAATGAAAATGTATAACCTAGATAATGCATTTAGATGAAAATTGAATTTTGGCCATCACAGTTTATGTACTTTAAAAACAACGATATTTCATAAGAAACAATGATGAACTTACTTTAAAGACTTGGCCTGCTCATAGGCCTGGCAACTTTCCTGAAAACGCGCCATCTGCTCAGGCATTGATCTGTCAATGGCCTCATTAAGTTTCTGCAGTGGATCTTCTGCACCAAGAAGTTCctccttaaaaataaattggtGTTAAAAAACACGAGTCACACACTGCTTGTAAAGAAATATAATTCAGACTCCTAAGCTCACTGACTTCGTGTGTGACGAGCAGTTTCTTTACTCGTTTCATCAGAGTATCTTTGCTGCAGGGCATGAAGGAGGACAGGTGTTTGTAGAGCTTTGAGCGAAGCTGGCTGCTCTGTTCCTGACACTGCAGCTCAATACTGAAGCGAGACAAACATGAGCTGAATGCCACACTCAAAAtgattaagacataaaaatcaACTTCCTAAATCCACTTTAATCTGTCAATTGATGTCAGAATAATTTAGCCgcttaataaaaatgtgttacaaTTGGAGGACCAGAattaattgtatttgtttttaaaagaaaaacaggattaGCTGCTATGGGGAAACTGCTTCATGTTCAAACCAATAGCTTCAACACAACACTCTTGTGCAGCTTCCATGTTCATTTTTGGGGGAAGTCGATGTTATAGCTTGAATGAGGGTCACAGCTTTTGAGTtaacttattttatgtttttattgcacacattttatttagttgtacGCGTTTCTCTACACCAACCAGCAGAGGTAGATATAAGAGCAAGAAACTGTACTCAACAGTAGGATTACTTATTTCTCAGGTAGAAGTAAAAACATGCTGTAAAGCTATTCCTAGAagtacatttcttttttccccaaaaccttacaaataaatgtaactagttgCTTCCCACCTCTGGTGACTTGCAACATTAGATAGACAGTGAAGTAATGGGACAAAAACAATGTCACCTCAGCCTGCTTTTCACTGGAGCATATCATCAACCCAAGCAAGGGAATTTATTTCTGGGTTAGCTTGCGAGAggtaaaatttgtattttgtagCATTTAGGCTACACAGCGCACAGTTGCTGGCACCATTGCATTACAGCAAGTAGATATTTGGTTCTAATCTTGAAAAGAGGGCCATTTTTTATAAAGTTCTCATGTTATATGTgtgaatgtcttttttttttttttaaatgggtggTCTAGCTTTCTCCCAgagtccagaaacatgactgttcGCTCTTATTAAGCCttttaaattgcccttaggtatgagtgtCTGCATGCATGACTGTCCCTTCTGTGTGTCCCTGTGGTGGAGTGGCCATTTTTCTGGGGTGGCTCCTGTCTCTCGCCCACTGGAGATGGGCTGCAGCTCCGATACTGCAAGGCTAAACGGGTATAGATAACGAATGAATACCTCCACCTGAACCTTTCAGGAAATTGGAgtaatgcaattttattttttatataaaaaggattctaaatataaaaaaatccccATTAGGTCCCTTGGAAATTCAGCAGACTTATTAATATCAGGGTACACAACTTCTGTCTTATCCACTCCACTTTTATCCACTTCAGTGGAGCTGGGCTTAAGTGACAGACTTTGGTccatttaaagtattttatcttTTCCATTAAGTAACCAGCAGCTACATAATAGTTTGCTTTGACTAGCATGTTATTGAAGcacctaacaaaaaaaaaaaagtttgcctaTTTTGAGCTTTTGTTACCTCAGAAGTAGTAGCAACTGTTATACAAACTATGACATAATCTGCTTTACCCAAGAAGGAAGTGCAGCCATTTGCAGGAATACATGATCAGTGTAACATTACACAAATGGCGCTCGCATAATGATCGCATGCAGTTTTGTAGTTTCAAAGATATTTACAGCGAAAAGCTTGTTGTGGGTTAACTTACTCGAGCAGAATTGAGTTGATATCTGGGCTGAAGAACTTGAGTTTTGACTCCCCCTCCAATGTCTTGGCAGCCTGAAAAAAAGTGAATCTGCTGTACATCTTTACATTCAAACGTTTTTTGGAGTACTTTAAATTCAAAGGGGTGCAACAAAAAGGGCTTTgaataggttaaaaaaatatttacaaaaaaaaaaaaaaaaaaagagtatagaagcaaaactttaaagcaacataTGTTGATTTTCaattctttcttttcacattgaaatcatttagTTGTGGTCTGTACAAAGTAGAACTGCAACACTTCAGTCTGCATTCCTCAAATTTACTCCCACATTCCCCATTTATCCTTTTTCtggaggtgcgtctgagagcaacttgttttggtgtcgtctctttaaatctaaaggaaagCAGCTCTGCATCacatactgtgacataattgttaaaaaaaaataaaaataaaaaaaatgtagtagAGAAACAGAACACTAAACAGCTTGAAAGATGACCtaaacaatataaatatatatttgcagcACCTAGAGAATAAATTACCCTCCCCTGTACACAAAAAATTTAACAGCTAAAacatggattttgcatgatatgtccacTTTAAAGGAAGAAACGGTGCTACagtaaggaaaagaaaaaacagcaatgCAAGGCTATATAAAGACAAAATTTAAACCATAAATGGTaagaatatacaaaaaaaaaaaaaacatcaattgaTAGCAAGTGTAATATAATCCCCATATCCACAAAAATCACATTCAGTTACCATCATAAGCAAATCTTACCATCACGAGAGTCCTAACGCTTTCTTCCAGCTCCAAGGGAAGACCCTCAGGCAGAGGGGCGCTCTGAGACGGTGCCACAGGACCGGCTTCTGCCTGCAGCTGAAGTTGCTCTGAGTGAGGCTTCGGCAGCTGGTTGGTCTTTCCCGTTAAGAGTTGGGGTTCAGCTTCTGACTGAATGTCGTGTTGGATCTGAAGATCGGATCTGGCTTTGATGAGCTGCGTTTCAGCAGCCGTTTGAGGAAGAGATTTTGGTGACAAATTCTCTTCGCTGACTTCTAACAAAGAGTCCAAGTCTATATCAAAGTCCACTGTGCTGGCTGCTTGGATCAGAGCGTGGTCGTTAGTGGAGCCGATCAAACTGAGGAGCGGGTCCGTTAGACCAGAACCGCCTCCCCCAGCCGCGTCTGCCTGGAACAGGGAGGCTGGGGTCGCGTCAGGAACGACAGACTGCATCTGATTTGCCTTCTGCCGCTCCGTTTCCTTCTCTCGCTGAAACTTTTTCAGCATGCTGGTGACGCTCAGCATCTTCGCAgcctttttcttctgtttgtttctgtggaTGACCTTCAAGTCATCCACCTCTGTTTTGGACACAGTGCTACAAAGGGAACAATCACGTGAGTGAATGAagtcaaatgttttcaaatccCATCACACAGACTTCAGTCAGGAGtgtctttcccccccccccctctttgaGCAGGTGTACCTCAGTTTTGAGTTGCTCTTCATCTCCCTGATAGCTTTGCACCGTTTCTTTGGCTTATCATGCTCCTCATCGAGTTTACGTTTCTAACAATGTACAGCGAAATGCGGTATTAACATACAAATCCAAAATTAACAGAGTTTGACTATTAAATCTCACACAAAGTGGTACTGgacagttaaaaagaaaatccaagagTGAGGATACACCAGTTCAATAACCTAGTTCCATGCTGTGGAAGTTTTAGTACCACTAAAAgcatataagaaaaaaaaaaaataaatcagagagCTGTGATGTAAAAATATAAGTGTTGAGACATTTGGGCTAATCGGGCTGAAAAAGAGCCAGAAATCCAGCTAACAGGAAGGCAGGTGTTCAAGGGGACCAAATACAGCAGATTTTTTTGCCCTCTACTTGAAACATGTTGGAgttggaaatgttggcagccttttGTAAATCTCAGAGTTAAACAGGCAAATAATGACATTCTGCAGGAAACACAGCCAGAATCTACAGTGTAGGTGATGCTAGACACGCCAACCTTTACAAGGTGACATATGTCGTAAGATCGTGTGCAAtccttttgtctttgttttagtaCAGCTCTCACACAGATTACATATGCCCCTAATATAAATAACCACCTTGATCATTACCGTTATTAAACACTAAGTCAGTTAGAATCTTTATCAAGGCTTTACAAAAACtgaagctgcatttaaaatgataaaaaaaaaaaaaggtgaaagtcAGCTTACACCGCCTGTATTCGCTGGCTCAAATATTCCCTCCTCTGTTGAGCAGTCATCGGTGTCTGTGTCAGAGGTCTGACGAAAGTGCAGCATGCCTGAATTCACGTAGAATCCACCAAATTTTGTTGTAAGGGAGAACGGCACAAACTCGTCATACTGGAGCAGAACCACAAAATAAATGCCTGTTAATTTTACAGTTAAATACTAGTGAGAATAACTAATTAACAGGGCCAGAAATTAAAGTTAAACTACAACAAAGTTCCTCAGAAAACAATTTCTCAACTTTACTTTACCAGACTTGTCACATAAATTGGATTGTTTTCAACCCAGACaatctgagaaaataaaaatccatagCTATGGCAATTTGATttgaaatggataaaaaaaaaaaaaaaaaaaaagattctcacCGCCTCAGAGTTGTCGATGAAAGAATCATCATCGTCATATCCAAACCCAATGTCAACGAGGTCCTGAATGCGGTCCTTTTTCTTACGTTTGTCACCCTGGAACAACCGAACATTAAGTAACTCAGTCctaaaatgataaaattataatatttactGTTCACTCATGGCTGCTCACATATTTTTCCTCCAGCTTTCTGGCGATGGCAGCAGCTTCATCctgttctctcttttcttccaGTTCAAGTCGGGTCAGAGGGACTTCATCTTCTGTTTGCTTTAACCGGCAACGTCAAGCATCACATTAAATGTTATGGTCCAAACCAAGTAAAACGTTCTGCTTTCCATTATATggagctaattttttttttttttttttttttttttacattcatagCACTTCAAAAAGGGTAGAGATCTAAATGTTTCTGGTGCAACTTCACCAACCCCAAGGTGCATGGAGAAGGTGAAACATCTTATGTGCTGGAGACTCCAGCAACAGTACAGGGAAACAACTTTATCAAGGTGTAATGATGTTTCCTAGCATCTCAAGTGTTGCTGGAGTCTTCACCTCACCAGCTCTCCAAAAGTATACAGCAACAGACAGTAAATATGTATTAAGCTGCATAATAATTCTTGTGAAGATCATCTATAACCCTTGTGATATTTGTTCAGGTGAGCTCCCAAGGTCAACGgattaccaaaaataaaaaaagtcatattAGATCATACAAGCTAAATCCTTCAATTATCTTCAATCCAAAACAGACTTGTACAATAAATATTAACTTGAAAGACTGTTGGTGCATTAGGTTTAAAGATTAAAATGCAAAGTAGTAGAGATCTGGTATAAGCCAATTGGAGCTGTACTGAAGTTggagctttttaaaaagaaaaaagaaaacattaaacctaataaaaatacatttgaagcTGCTGTGATTTAAgtccatgttatttttttcacatttcatgcaAAAATGGCAACAGATAAGCCTTATTGTAAACATAGCTTCTGTTCTTCCCAACAATTAGTTCACCCATAATTAGTTGGCCAGgtagtttgtgttttgattttcaaaTAGAAGCAAATGGATCCAATTCAAAACTCTTTGTGacaaatgtttaacttttttcgGTAAACTTGAAGAATGCAGGACCTGCAGTCACTGCTTATTAAGATCAGTGTGGAACcctggttaaaaaataaaatacaactaaTGCTGAAATAAATGGTCTGGCATAGTTTGAGAGCTATACACTAGAAAATGCAGCAGTTCAGTCTGATTTTGATAGGCAGCTCGATCATTTTTGCCACCATTACTTGCGCACGGGGCGTGGTTTGACCGCCATTCCCAACAACGCGTTGTTCCGACACACGCATTAATTGAAGTCAAAACGCTGTGTGTATGTATCGTTCTCTCCCTTGTTTATCCTCGTTTaccttttgtcctttttctcttcaaccttcttgttttagtgtccatataaaCATGAAAgtttccctgcataaattataagaAAGCTACTTGcacatataaatcaagcagagcccGTGTCTGATGCcagttctagaccaaatttagcaggggggccagggtgggaccagtgtttttttcacaggggcacagaagatttttttttgggggggggggtttggggggggggagacttaacaggtcaacatttgatcgtttaatatattaagtaagccaaagagccaattgtggctctggaactgcaggttgcagacccctgatcttttctcaatacagtgGGAGCTTAACATGAAACAgcttaattgttatttttttttttatattttttttttaaattattttattattgggtaaaaacttacaaaaaacaaaacaacaactgacccaaatgaccagtcagtcacggtatatttgtcagcatttatcatcctaaagaaatttaatatcatgtttttagtacaggggccaggaacaattctacaggggcacaggcccctgttggcccctgtctagaaccaccCCTTAGCGGAGCACTacggcaaaagcagtaaggctctacactaaaatatgtatataaaaacattttactactGCTTCTACTATATGGACAGCATCTGATGACATAATAAACTCGGATTGGTCTGGCAGGCTTTCTCTGACCTCCAGCTTTGCTCTCCAGGTCATCTCCTCCCTCACCACCTTAATTAAGGAAAGCGCCCACTGGTTTCCATGGTGACAATCACAAGACAACACCTACCTTCCTCTCCACCAGCTCACAGTAGTTAAACTCAGGAAAGCTCTTCTTGTCAGGCTCAAACAAGGCGACAACCAGCCGCACGGTCTCGACGACAGACGGCCGCGCTGACCCGGCCGCCTTGTCCTCCTGAACACCCGCAGGACCCCGCAGGGCAGCCTGAGGTGAGCTGGAACTAAACGAAGCGACGCCGCAGCTCAGAGTGGTGAGATGAATTCTCCGAGACTCAGCCATTATCTCTGACGCGCGGACGGCAGCGTCGGTTTTGATGCGAAGGTTGCTGCAGCTGGAAGGGTTCAATTAACAACAAGTGGAGGCAGGTGCGCGCCTCTGGTTCTAGAGACGTGCGCCTCACCGTCGGCCAATGACGTAGCTGCACAGGTGTAAGGAGTAGTAAATATTCAGCAGAATGaatagt
It encodes:
- the LOC105939603 gene encoding intercellular adhesion molecule 4 — protein: MCAAGWMLTLVLIRLIGSATSSPLITPAPPLPSHISPPSTNLLPPTSTGGRAELVATVDCNLKISPSVLVVRFGDPAKANCSNPSTGFSFLGWENIKGDPLYTMENFLVLSVDNITEWSINPICFATSDLRGPCNISLPLIVYKPPERVSIQFLNHTGPMFENHNYTLQCTVQDVAPVGKLVVTFYRGQTPLGRFRSSRIAEKTPVNETFTRIVTPHRGDNGSQYWCEAKLELGPTGPQHPPVEMSQNLPVMVLWNPEVQPTKLHMKEEKCLECEVETTQPLGGRGSTNSYRGGFISIALLAHLINGL
- the ubn1 gene encoding ubinuclein-1, with translation MAESRRIHLTTLSCGVASFSSSSPQAALRGPAGVQEDKAAGSARPSVVETVRLVVALFEPDKKSFPEFNYCELVERKQTEDEVPLTRLELEEKREQDEAAAIARKLEEKYGDKRKKKDRIQDLVDIGFGYDDDDSFIDNSEAYDEFVPFSLTTKFGGFYVNSGMLHFRQTSDTDTDDCSTEEGIFEPANTGGKRKLDEEHDKPKKRCKAIREMKSNSKLSTVSKTEVDDLKVIHRNKQKKKAAKMLSVTSMLKKFQREKETERQKANQMQSVVPDATPASLFQADAAGGGGSGLTDPLLSLIGSTNDHALIQAASTVDFDIDLDSLLEVSEENLSPKSLPQTAAETQLIKARSDLQIQHDIQSEAEPQLLTGKTNQLPKPHSEQLQLQAEAGPVAPSQSAPLPEGLPLELEESVRTLVMAAKTLEGESKLKFFSPDINSILLDIELQCQEQSSQLRSKLYKHLSSFMPCSKDTLMKRVKKLLVTHEEELLGAEDPLQKLNEAIDRSMPEQMARFQESCQAYEQAKSLKVTEEENMEEKSSRKGVPKKLFQWNQEIRDCLDLFLKGQLEKCQNEGKEGQELEEYLKTVLDNEVKSLWPKGWMPLRVLMRESRKLSGLFSLPVNKAKSFQAEKRQSSVGGASKATDGCRSLQGTEEQKFESGVSVSSPSKADKPAAIATSAPGRSLLDILAEQALALEQPHALSRDYLATAVFKPWSFGMEDRSPPPPPHSSPINFPESQVVLPQLLQVGDGRSFGASQLQNGQ